Genomic DNA from Coffea arabica cultivar ET-39 chromosome 7e, Coffea Arabica ET-39 HiFi, whole genome shotgun sequence:
ATCCAATTGATCCATACCGGACAAAAACCCATCTTTTCCATCATAGCCTGCAAAAAGTGCCACTCTACCCTATCATATGCTTTTGCCATGTCTAATTTGATTGCCATGTATCCATAGTTCCcttgtcttttgtttttgaggtaatGCATATATTCATGTGCAATCATCACATTGTCAAGGATCTGTCTATCTGGGATGAAGGCAAATTGGGTTTTGCTTATGCATTTATCCAAGATAGATTTCAGTCGATTagtaaggattttagaaatgATTTTGTAGAGTACACTACAAAGACTGATAGGCCTATAGTTCTTCAAACTGGTTTGGTGCAAGATTTTAGGGATCAGGGATATGACAGTATGATTTACTGATTTAAGCATGTATCCGGAGGTAAAGAAGGCTTTGATTGCTGGGATAACATCACATTTGATGGTGCTCCAGAACCTTTGGAAGAACAATGGGGTCATCCCATCTTGACCTGGGGCTTTTTCAGAGCTCATAGAAAAGAGTGCTTCATGAATTTCCTTCTCCTCCACAGCTTTAGTCAGCCTTTCATTCATTTCCTGGGTTATGGATTGAGGAATACCATCTAGAACTTCTGACATATCACCCCTCCTCCCACTGTTAAACAACTCCTTAAAAAATTCTGAGATTTCTGCCACAATCTCCTCCTCATTTGTTGTCCATGAACCATTCTCTCTCTGCAAGGTCCTGATTCTGTTACTCACTCTTCTGCCTTTTACATAGGAGTGGAAGTACTTAGTATTCTTATCACCCTCCCTAAGCCAACTGATCCTAACTTTTTGACACCAGAAATTTTCTTCCTCCTTATAAGCTGCTTTCAATTGGTCTTTTATGTGAGTTAGGATTTCTTTCCTATTGTCAAAACTCGATTCCTTAACTCTCTGAAAATCCTTTTTCAGATCAGTAATTCTTTGCCTAGAGTTTGCTTGGAAAGTATTCCTCCACTTCAAAAGCTCAATTTTGCAATTTTTAACCTTCTTAGTGATTTTGAACATTCTAGATCCTTGTTCTTCCTTACTCCAAGCTTTTTCTATCACCTGCTGGATCCCCTCCCTTTGGAGCCATCTTTTATCAAAACAGAATCTcttctttctcctttctttcctcGGGTCAGACGCAAAGGTGTCTATATGCTGATATCTAGCCTTTTCAAAAACTTGGAACCATTCCATATTACACAAACATCTGTCCAACCTTTGTCTAACCTCTCCTTCATTATCCCAATGGTTGCTCCAAGTCCAAGGTTGTCCCTCAAACCCAATATCTATTAAGCTATTCTGATCTATGAAGTCTCTAAAGTCCTTGAAACTTCTCTCCTGCCTTAGAACTCCTCCCCACTTTTCATCATTGGACAGAATGTCATTAAAGTCCCCAGTAATTATGTATCTAGTTCCCCACAAATTTCTCCTATTACTTAGGACCCTCCATTGTTCTTTTCTGATCATAGGGTCACAGCTAACATATATCCCAATAAACCACCAGCTAACCTGAGTATCAGGGTCTTCTAACTTAGCTTCTATCGTGAAAGCAGATTTATACACCTCCAAGATGTTTGCATCCTGACTCCACAGCAAAGCCGTACCACATGCTTTGTTCATAGCTTCAACAGTCACATTACCATCACATCTTAAACCTCTAGTCAGTCTGTCTATCACATGCTTCCTATTCTTTGTCTCACTCAAGAAAACCAGGTTTGGAGAGGAGAGGTTATATACCTCCCTCAGatggggaactgtcaaggggctccccacACCTTGACAGTTCCACACCAAAACTCTCATGTTCCTTGAGGGGTCCCTTTCAGGCAGGTCCCCCTAACCTCTCCCTTTATCTCAGCAGAATAGAATTCTATCATAGGTTTAGTCTTTTTCCACTGGATTATCTCAGAATTAGCTTCCTCCATCTCTTCATCCCTCAGCAagacttttctctttccaaaattcgACTGACTTGCTCCATTTTCATTTAACTCTTTCAAAGGTCTCCTATTACTGGTTGGGGACTTCAGTCTTATGAACGTCCTCTTAGCTTGTTTGTCCTTAGCCTCCTGTACCTTTCCAGTCACCATTGATTCCTGGTGG
This window encodes:
- the LOC140011277 gene encoding uncharacterized protein, which translates into the protein MRVLVWNCQGVGSPLTVPHLREVYNLSSPNLVFLSETKNRKHVIDRLTRGLRCDGNVTVEAMNKACGTALLWSQDANILEVYKSAFTIEAKLEDPDTQVSWWFIGIYVSCDPMIRKEQWRVLSNRRNLWGTRYIITGDFNDILSNDEKWGGVLRQERSFKDFRDFIDQNSLIDIGFEGQPWTWSNHWDNEGEVRQRLDRCLCNMEWFQVFEKARYQHIDTFASDPRKERRKKRFCFDKRWLQREGIQQVIEKAWSKEEQGSRMFKITKKVKNCKIELLKWRNTFQANSRQRITDLKKDFQRVKESSFDNRKEILTHIKDQLKAAYKEEENFWCQKVRISWLREGDKNTKYFHSYVKGRRVSNRIRTLQRENGSWTTNEEEIVAEISEFFKELFNSGRRGDMSEVLDGIPQSITQEMNERLTKAVEEKEIHEALFSMSSEKAPGQDGMTPLFFQRFWSTIKCDVIPAIKAFFTSGYMLKSVNHTVISLIPKILHQTSLKNYRPISLCSVLYKIISKILTNRLKSILDKCISKTQFAFIPDRQILDNVMIAHEYMHYLKNKRQGNYGYMAIKLDMAKAYDRVEWHFLQAMMEKMGFCPVWINWINSCLKTVTYSFNCNGEAKGFVTPGRGIQQGDPLSPYLFLIYSEGLSNLLRKAEDSNRIQELKISRQGPVLTHLFFADDSLIFCKADKQQATEIMNVLKIYEAASGQLINLDKSAVFFSRNMISDQREEVRQALRGMNEAKQGKYLGLPMVISRTKDQIFGFVRENIKRRLQNWKSKFLSSAGKEVMLKSVAMAMPTDVMSCFKLPRKLCKDISALMANFWWGETSGRNKMHWTSWERMARKRNEGGLGFKDLEAFNKALLGKQIWRILTKPNLLVSKVLKAKYFPKESILHCNPPKNASMIWQGLMGPRSLLDRGLIRRIGNGRNTRIWEHKWIPETISGMPSAVKPNNCDLERVDELICHNRWNKNTIFRVFNRDDAERILSIPLSLSGREDSYYWQPQAGGKYTVNSSYKIQMKNNKKARKSISEVAGSSYIERSQHVS